In Dyadobacter subterraneus, a single genomic region encodes these proteins:
- a CDS encoding efflux RND transporter periplasmic adaptor subunit, producing the protein MKTIPLLILGAAAFVGCKLTPKQEVHFDDREAVPVKVSAVSALDVSGNITATGLVSTEHEAKYGFKIGGVISRILVEEGQSFKKGQLLAVLNATEIAAGLSQSNLNVEKAQRDYDRAVNLYRDSVYTKEQLQNTKTLLDIAKKGDETVSFNEQYSRIYAASDGFVAQRLASEGEVIAAGSPVLVINETKQDKSFLLRVGLTDKEWAAVSAGQKAVVTLDGYPDREIDAYVFRKSQTSDAAAASFQVELKLKLTDISPAVGMFGKAQIATGKAQHVMSIPYDALVEADGYSAYAFILNGTSKVKKVPVDIASFDNKTVYLKEGLKPTDQVVVSNSAYLNEESTIKIIQ; encoded by the coding sequence ATGAAAACGATACCATTATTGATTTTGGGTGCCGCGGCCTTTGTGGGCTGTAAGCTGACGCCCAAGCAGGAAGTCCATTTTGATGACCGGGAAGCGGTTCCTGTAAAAGTGTCAGCGGTCAGCGCCCTTGACGTTTCGGGCAATATCACTGCCACAGGTCTTGTCAGCACAGAGCACGAAGCCAAGTACGGCTTTAAAATAGGCGGGGTGATCAGCCGCATTCTGGTCGAGGAAGGACAATCTTTCAAAAAGGGGCAGCTATTGGCTGTTTTGAACGCCACAGAAATTGCAGCGGGGCTTAGCCAGTCGAATCTGAATGTAGAAAAAGCGCAGCGCGATTACGACCGGGCGGTGAATCTGTACCGCGACAGTGTGTATACCAAAGAACAGCTGCAGAATACCAAGACGCTTTTGGATATCGCCAAAAAAGGGGATGAGACCGTTTCCTTCAACGAGCAGTATTCCAGGATTTACGCTGCATCCGATGGTTTTGTAGCCCAGCGGCTGGCCTCGGAAGGCGAGGTGATCGCAGCGGGCAGCCCGGTCCTTGTGATCAATGAGACCAAACAGGATAAAAGCTTTCTTCTCAGGGTAGGACTTACCGATAAGGAGTGGGCTGCTGTTTCCGCGGGTCAAAAAGCAGTGGTTACGCTGGACGGCTATCCGGACAGAGAGATTGATGCCTACGTTTTTCGCAAATCTCAAACCTCGGATGCGGCCGCAGCCTCTTTTCAGGTCGAATTAAAATTGAAACTGACTGACATCAGCCCTGCCGTGGGTATGTTTGGCAAAGCGCAGATCGCTACCGGCAAAGCGCAGCATGTGATGAGCATCCCTTATGATGCGTTGGTGGAGGCGGACGGATACAGCGCCTACGCCTTCATTTTGAATGGCACCTCAAAAGTAAAAAAGGTGCCTGTTGACATTGCCAGTTTCGATAACAAAACGGTGTATCTGAAAGAGGGGCTCAAACCGACCGACCAGGTGGTTGTTTCCAATAGTGCCTACCTGAACGAAGAATCTACCATTAAAATAATACAGTAA